Genomic segment of Streptomyces alboniger:
CAAGGTGATCAAGCGTGGCTAACGCGAACGTCCGCGTACGTTTCTGTCCCTCGCCGACCGGCAACCCCCACGTGGGCCTGGTCCGCACCGCCCTGTTCAACTGGGCCTACGCCCGGCACAACGGCGGCACCCTGGTCTTCCGCATCGAGGACACCGACGCGGCGCGCGACTCCGAGGAGTCGTACCAGCAGCTGCTCGACTCGATGCGCTGGCTGGGCTTCGACTGGGACGAGGGCCCCGAGGTCGGCGGCCCGCACGCGCCGTACCGTCAGTCGCAGCGCATGGACGTCTACAAGGACGTGGCGGCCAAGCTCCTCGACGGCGGCTACGCCTACGCGTGCTACTGCACCACGGAGGAGCTGGACTCCCGCCGCGAGGCCGCCCGCGCCGCAGGCAAGCCCTCCGGCTACGACGGCCACTGCCGCGACCTCACCGCCGGGCAGATCGAGGCGTACGAGGCCGAGGGCCGAAGCCACATCGTCCGCTTCCGGATGCCCGACGAGGCCACCACCTTCACCGACCTGGTCCGCGGCGAGATCACCGTCCAGGCGGAGAACGTCACGGACTACGGCATCGTGCGCGCCAACGGCGCCCCGCTGTACACCCTGGTCAACCCGGTCGACGACGCCCTGATGGAGATCACCCACGTCCTGCGCGGCGAGGACCTGCTCTCCTCCACGCCCCGGCAGATCGCCCTCTACAAGGCGCTCATCGAGCTGGGCATCGCCCAGCGGATCCCCGAGTTCGGCCACCTGCCGTACGTGATGGGCGAGGGCAACAAGAAGCTCTCCAAGCGCGACCCGCAGTCGTCCCTGAACATCTACCGCGAGCGCGGCTTCCTCCCCGAGGGCCTGCTGAACTACCTCTCGCTCCTGGGCTGGTCGTTCTCCGCGGACCAGGACATCTTCTCGATGTCCGACATGGTGGCGAAGTTCGACGTGGCGGACGTGAACCCGAACCCGGCCCGCTTCGACCTGAAGAAGGCCGAGGCGATCAACGCCGACCACATCCGCATGCTGGACGTGAAGACCTTCGCCGAGGCCTGCGAGCCCTGGCTGAAGGCCCCGCACGCCAACTGGGCGCCCGAGGACTTCGACGAGGCCGCCTGGCAGGCCATCGCGCCGCACGCGCAGACCCGCCTGAAGGTCCTCTCGGAGATCACCGAGAACGTGGACTTCCTGTTCCTCCCGGAGCCGGTCTTCGACGAGCCCTCCTGGACGAAGGCCATGAAGGAAGGCTCCGACGCCCTCCTGCGCACGGCCCGCGCCAAGCTGGAGGCTGCCGACTGGACCTCCCCCGAGTCCCTCAAGGAGGCCGTCCTGGCCGCCGGCGAGGAGCACGGCCTCAAGCTCGGCAAGGCCCAGGCCCCGGTCCGCGTCGCCGTCACCGGCCGCACGATCGGCCTGCCCCTCTTCGAGTCCCTGGAGATCCTGGGCAAGGACAAGGCCCTGACCCGCATCGACGCGGCCCTGGCGAAGCTGACCGCCTGATCCGCCGGTACGCGCGCGAAGGGCCCGGAAGCCAAGACGGCTCCCGGGCCCTTCGCATACCGTCGACGCCATGCCCATCAAAGCCGTGGTCTGGGACATCGACGACACGATCTTCGACTACGCGAGCGCCGACACGACCGGCATGCGCGCGCACCTGACCGCCGAAGGGCTCCTTGAGCGGTACGAGTCCGCCGAGCGCGCCCTGGAGCGCTGGCGGCTGCTCACCCAGCGGCACTGGGCCCGCTTCGGCGCGGGAGGGGTCACCTTCGAGGCGCAGCGCCGCGACCGCGTGCGCGACTTCCTGGACGCCCCGGACCTGAGCGACGCCGTCGCCGACGCGTGGTACCTGCGTTACGTCGGTCACTACGAATCCGCCTGGTCGCTCTTCCCCGACACCGTCCCCACCCTGGACGCCCTCGCCGACGGCTACCGCCACGCGGTCCTGTCCAACTCCGCCCTGGCCGTCCAGGACCGCAAGCTGCGCCTGCTCGGCGTGCGCGACCGCTTCGAGGCCGTCCTGTGCGCCGCCG
This window contains:
- the gltX gene encoding glutamate--tRNA ligase, whose amino-acid sequence is MANANVRVRFCPSPTGNPHVGLVRTALFNWAYARHNGGTLVFRIEDTDAARDSEESYQQLLDSMRWLGFDWDEGPEVGGPHAPYRQSQRMDVYKDVAAKLLDGGYAYACYCTTEELDSRREAARAAGKPSGYDGHCRDLTAGQIEAYEAEGRSHIVRFRMPDEATTFTDLVRGEITVQAENVTDYGIVRANGAPLYTLVNPVDDALMEITHVLRGEDLLSSTPRQIALYKALIELGIAQRIPEFGHLPYVMGEGNKKLSKRDPQSSLNIYRERGFLPEGLLNYLSLLGWSFSADQDIFSMSDMVAKFDVADVNPNPARFDLKKAEAINADHIRMLDVKTFAEACEPWLKAPHANWAPEDFDEAAWQAIAPHAQTRLKVLSEITENVDFLFLPEPVFDEPSWTKAMKEGSDALLRTARAKLEAADWTSPESLKEAVLAAGEEHGLKLGKAQAPVRVAVTGRTIGLPLFESLEILGKDKALTRIDAALAKLTA
- a CDS encoding HAD family hydrolase, with the translated sequence MPIKAVVWDIDDTIFDYASADTTGMRAHLTAEGLLERYESAERALERWRLLTQRHWARFGAGGVTFEAQRRDRVRDFLDAPDLSDAVADAWYLRYVGHYESAWSLFPDTVPTLDALADGYRHAVLSNSALAVQDRKLRLLGVRDRFEAVLCAADLGFSKPAAEAFHAACTALGLAPAEIAYVGDQPEIDARGARDAGLLGIWLDRDGTTGAAPSGVHRIRRLSELPALLRADTRFGAPSTFG